Proteins encoded within one genomic window of Humulus lupulus chromosome 1, drHumLupu1.1, whole genome shotgun sequence:
- the LOC133804324 gene encoding UBP1-associated protein 2A-like isoform X2: protein MASTGKTKKRTLIKESEKGTKKKLKTKNHGIPEFTIKHEELQPPEEEFDDDVDSDESDSEKLSSLLEPYSKDQLIELICDASLKDATLLNRVRDIADRDVSHRKIFVHGLSWDTTRETLTAIFEPFGSIDECNVVLDKNTGKAKGYGFVLFKTRRAAVKALKNPQKRIKNRVASCQLASVGPIAGGPPAQDVISAAAPRKIYVSNVPSETDPEKLRAFFAKFGDIETGPIGFDTQTGKSRGFALFVYKTPEGFRKALQEPYKMYDGHQLHCQKATEGKNKNQSAQLQSQVQAQAQAQSQPQQQPHPMLAMAAAQNLAMFGHNSGFNPIYGGGYFVNPAAGMIPGTVNPAMMAGALNQGLISTSQVGQTGSGVAGYSGGSNGFGSLVGGSSVLGSFGSNVPPSQALQALQQVYPQSQFGQAAPPPGRVQGTGGAITGYPSYT from the exons ATGGCGTCTACAGGAAAAACCAAGAAGAGGACACTAATTAAAGAGTCAGAGAAAGGCACCAAGAAGAAACTCAAAACCAAGAACCACGGCATACCCGAATTCACCATCAAACATGAAGAGCTACAACCCCCAGAGGAGGAGTTTGACGACGATGTTGACTCGGACGAGTCCGACTCCGAGAAGCTCTCGAGTCTCCTCGAACCTTACTCCAAAGACCAGTTGATTGAACTCATCTGCGACGCGTCCCTCAAGGATGCAACCCTCTTGAACCGAGTCCGAGACATCGCAGACCGCGACGTCTCCCACCGAAAGATCTTCGTTCACGGTCTAAGTTGGGACACCACCCGCGAAACCCTAACCGCCATTTTTGAACCCTTCGGCAGTATTGATGAGTGCAACGTGGTTTTGGATAAGAACACCGGGAAAGCTAAAGGGTACGGCTTCGTTCTGTTTAAGACGCGGCGGGCCGCTGTTAAGGCCCTGAAGAATCCCCAGAAGAGGATCAAGAATAGGGTCGCTTCGTGCCAGCTTGCTTCCGTGGGACCGATTGCTGGCGGGCCTCCGGCCCAGGACGTGATTTCGGCTGCGGCGCCCCGGAAGATATACGTCAGCAACGTGCCGTCCGAAACCGACCCGGAGAAACTGAGGGCTTTCTTTGCTAAATTTGGGGACATTGAAACAGGTCCTATTGGGTTCGATACGCAGACTGGGAAATCGAGGGGTTTTGCTTTATTTGTGTATAAGACTCCCGAGGGGTTCAGAAAGGCGCTTCAGGAGCCGTACAAGATGTATGACGGGCACCAGTTGCATTGCCAGAAGGCTACTGAGGGGAAAAACAAGAACCAATCGGCGCAACTTCAATCTCAAGTTCAGGCTCAAGCTCAGGCCCAGTCCCAGCCGCAGCAGCAGCCACACCCGATGCTTGCAATGGCTGCAGCTCAAAATTTGGCAATGTTTGGTCATAATTCCGGCTTCAATCCAATATATGGTGGCGGGTATTTTGTGAACCCCGCCGCTGGAATGATCCCCGGGACTGTCAATCCGGCGATGATGGCTGGGGCATTGAATCAGGGTTTGATTTCGACGAGTCAAGTGGGTCAGACCGGTTCTGGTGTGGCTGGGTACAGTGGAGGTTCTAATGGGTTTGGTAGTTTAGTTGGAGGAAGCTCTGTTCTTGGTTCATTTGGTTCGAATGTGCCTCCGTCTCAGGCACTGCAGGCTTTGCAGCAAGTTTACCCGCAGTCTCAGTTTGGGCAGGCGGCTCCTCCTCCCGGTAGGGTTCAGGGAACCGGTGGGGCTATCACCGGCTACCCATCTTATACTTG A
- the LOC133804324 gene encoding UBP1-associated protein 2A-like isoform X1 — translation MASTGKTKKRTLIKESEKGTKKKLKTKNHGIPEFTIKHEELQPPEEEFDDDVDSDESDSEKLSSLLEPYSKDQLIELICDASLKDATLLNRVRDIADRDVSHRKIFVHGLSWDTTRETLTAIFEPFGSIDECNVVLDKNTGKAKGYGFVLFKTRRAAVKALKNPQKRIKNRVASCQLASVGPIAGGPPAQDVISAAAPRKIYVSNVPSETDPEKLRAFFAKFGDIETGPIGFDTQTGKSRGFALFVYKTPEGFRKALQEPYKMYDGHQLHCQKATEGKNKNQSAQLQSQVQAQAQAQSQPQQQPHPMLAMAAAQNLAMFGHNSGFNPIYGGGYFVNPAAGMIPGTVNPAMMAGALNQGLISTSQVGQTGSGVAGYSGGSNGFGSLVGGSSVLGSFGSNVPPSQALQALQQVYPQSQFGQAAPPPGRVQGTGGAITGYPSYTCYDDGFRRIKLLGGGLLEN, via the exons ATGGCGTCTACAGGAAAAACCAAGAAGAGGACACTAATTAAAGAGTCAGAGAAAGGCACCAAGAAGAAACTCAAAACCAAGAACCACGGCATACCCGAATTCACCATCAAACATGAAGAGCTACAACCCCCAGAGGAGGAGTTTGACGACGATGTTGACTCGGACGAGTCCGACTCCGAGAAGCTCTCGAGTCTCCTCGAACCTTACTCCAAAGACCAGTTGATTGAACTCATCTGCGACGCGTCCCTCAAGGATGCAACCCTCTTGAACCGAGTCCGAGACATCGCAGACCGCGACGTCTCCCACCGAAAGATCTTCGTTCACGGTCTAAGTTGGGACACCACCCGCGAAACCCTAACCGCCATTTTTGAACCCTTCGGCAGTATTGATGAGTGCAACGTGGTTTTGGATAAGAACACCGGGAAAGCTAAAGGGTACGGCTTCGTTCTGTTTAAGACGCGGCGGGCCGCTGTTAAGGCCCTGAAGAATCCCCAGAAGAGGATCAAGAATAGGGTCGCTTCGTGCCAGCTTGCTTCCGTGGGACCGATTGCTGGCGGGCCTCCGGCCCAGGACGTGATTTCGGCTGCGGCGCCCCGGAAGATATACGTCAGCAACGTGCCGTCCGAAACCGACCCGGAGAAACTGAGGGCTTTCTTTGCTAAATTTGGGGACATTGAAACAGGTCCTATTGGGTTCGATACGCAGACTGGGAAATCGAGGGGTTTTGCTTTATTTGTGTATAAGACTCCCGAGGGGTTCAGAAAGGCGCTTCAGGAGCCGTACAAGATGTATGACGGGCACCAGTTGCATTGCCAGAAGGCTACTGAGGGGAAAAACAAGAACCAATCGGCGCAACTTCAATCTCAAGTTCAGGCTCAAGCTCAGGCCCAGTCCCAGCCGCAGCAGCAGCCACACCCGATGCTTGCAATGGCTGCAGCTCAAAATTTGGCAATGTTTGGTCATAATTCCGGCTTCAATCCAATATATGGTGGCGGGTATTTTGTGAACCCCGCCGCTGGAATGATCCCCGGGACTGTCAATCCGGCGATGATGGCTGGGGCATTGAATCAGGGTTTGATTTCGACGAGTCAAGTGGGTCAGACCGGTTCTGGTGTGGCTGGGTACAGTGGAGGTTCTAATGGGTTTGGTAGTTTAGTTGGAGGAAGCTCTGTTCTTGGTTCATTTGGTTCGAATGTGCCTCCGTCTCAGGCACTGCAGGCTTTGCAGCAAGTTTACCCGCAGTCTCAGTTTGGGCAGGCGGCTCCTCCTCCCGGTAGGGTTCAGGGAACCGGTGGGGCTATCACCGGCTACCCATCTTATACTTG TTATGATGATGGATTCAGACGTATTAAACTGCTTGGTGGAGGACTGCTAGAAAATTAA
- the LOC133830858 gene encoding uncharacterized protein LOC133830858 has protein sequence MNGEKEEDKQNEGTPKKEPWVANPSSITFPDNPPKITTSLPFPQRFHKKAIDEQFAKFLNIFKKIHINIPLVDALEQLPNYANFMKEVMSKKCKLEDYETVKLTEECSAIIKRQLPEKLKDPGSFTIPCVIGELHIEKALCDLGASINLMPLSIFQKLNLGEVTPTTIFLQLADHSLTYPRGIIKDVLVKIDRFIFLVDFVVLDMEEDQEISIILGRLFLVTGKALIDVHDGNLTLRVNGEEVKFNISNAMKFPKEQAE, from the coding sequence ATGAATGGTGAGAAAGAAGAAGACAAGCAAAATGAGGGGACTCCGAAGAAAGAGCCATGGGTGGCTAATCCGAGTTCAATTACTTTTCCGGACAACCCACCCAAGATTACTACTTCATTACCATTTCCTCAAAGATTTCACAAGAAGGCAATTGATGAACAATTTGCAAAGTTCTTGAATATTTTCAAGAAAATACATATTAACATTCCTTTGGTAGATGCCCTTGAACAATTGCCAAACTACGCTAACTTTATGAAGGAGGTGATGTCTAAGAAGTGTAAGTTAGAGGATTATGAAACAGTGAAGCTAACGGAAGAGTGCAGTGCCATTATCAAGAGACAATTACCAGAAAAATTGAAAGATCCGGGAAGTTTTACAATTCCATGTGTTATTGGTGAACTACATATTGAGAAGGCCTTatgtgatttgggtgctagtatCAATCTAATGCCTCTCTCTATCTTTCAGAAACTCAATCTTGGAGAGGTCACACCAACTACCATTTTCTTACAATTGGCGGATCACTCTTTGACATATCCTAGAGGTATCATTAAAGATGTTCTAGTGAAGATTGATAGATTCATTTTTCTAGTTGATTTTGTTGTGCTTGACATGGAGGAAGACCAAGAAATTTCGATAATCTTGGGAAGACTTTTCCTAGTAACCGGGAAAGCTTTAATTGATGTACATGATGGTAACTTGACTCTAAGGGTGAATGGAGAAGAAGTAAAGTTCAACATTAGTAATGCTATGAAGTTTCCTAAGGAGCAAGCGGAGTAA